In the Streptomyces formicae genome, one interval contains:
- a CDS encoding serine/threonine-protein kinase, translated as MRPVGSKYLLEEPLGRGATGTVWRARQRETAGAEAAVPGQPGETVAIKVLKEELANDADVVMRFLRERSVLLRLTHENIVRTRDLVVEGDLLALVMDLVDGPDLHRYLRENGPFTPVAAALLTAQIADALAASHADGVVHRDLKPANVLLKQDDGGMHPMLTDFGIARLADSPGLTRTHEFVGTPAYVAPESAEGRPQTSAVDIYGAGILLYELVTGRPPFAGGSALEVLHQHLSAEPRRPSTVPDPLWTVIERCLDKNPDRRPSAENLARGLRAVAEGVGVHSTPAQIAAAEGVGALLMPDPAPAHVPETPGAADPTQVLPSNAGSYDPNAATSVMRNTGGTGDADPTSVLPHNGGGADPTAVMPPVPPNAPGGDPNDPHPWQNQMRAARDRNEQTQYQAHLDPNDDPLRRRPQRQVARPQQQPQQRPQQYAPQQPRGQRQPPPQQYAPQQHQPQHQPQQYAAPPQQQPPQPPAPREPRQPRQRSSNPMKIPGLGCLKGCLFTILILFVASWLVWEFSPLQDWIGTTKGYWEQLTDWYNTVSDWMGKIGNN; from the coding sequence GTGCGGCCGGTAGGCAGCAAGTACCTGCTCGAGGAGCCGCTCGGGCGCGGCGCCACGGGCACCGTCTGGCGAGCCCGCCAGCGGGAGACCGCGGGCGCCGAGGCGGCCGTTCCCGGCCAGCCCGGCGAGACCGTCGCGATCAAGGTTCTCAAGGAGGAGCTCGCCAACGACGCGGACGTCGTGATGCGCTTCCTCAGGGAGCGGTCCGTCCTGCTCAGGCTGACGCACGAGAACATCGTCAGAACCCGTGACCTGGTCGTCGAGGGCGATCTGCTCGCCCTCGTCATGGACCTGGTCGACGGCCCCGACCTGCACCGCTACCTGCGCGAGAACGGACCGTTCACGCCGGTCGCCGCGGCCCTGCTGACCGCCCAGATCGCCGACGCGCTCGCCGCGAGCCACGCGGACGGCGTCGTGCACCGCGACCTGAAGCCCGCGAACGTGCTGCTCAAGCAGGACGACGGCGGCATGCACCCGATGCTCACCGACTTCGGCATCGCGCGCCTCGCGGATTCCCCCGGCCTGACCCGCACCCACGAATTCGTCGGCACGCCCGCGTACGTCGCGCCGGAGTCCGCCGAGGGCCGTCCGCAGACCAGCGCCGTCGACATCTACGGCGCGGGCATCCTGCTGTACGAGCTGGTCACCGGGCGCCCGCCGTTCGCGGGCGGGTCCGCGCTCGAAGTCCTGCACCAGCATCTCAGCGCCGAGCCGCGCCGCCCCTCGACCGTGCCCGACCCGCTGTGGACGGTCATCGAGCGCTGCCTGGACAAGAACCCGGACCGCCGCCCCAGCGCCGAGAACCTCGCGCGCGGCCTGCGCGCCGTCGCCGAGGGCGTCGGCGTGCACTCCACCCCGGCGCAGATCGCCGCCGCCGAGGGCGTGGGCGCGCTGCTCATGCCGGATCCGGCACCGGCCCACGTCCCGGAGACCCCGGGCGCGGCCGATCCCACGCAGGTCCTGCCGAGCAACGCGGGTTCGTACGACCCGAACGCGGCCACCAGCGTCATGCGGAACACCGGCGGCACCGGCGACGCCGACCCCACCTCGGTCCTGCCGCACAACGGCGGCGGCGCCGACCCGACCGCGGTCATGCCGCCGGTCCCGCCGAACGCGCCCGGCGGCGACCCGAACGACCCGCACCCCTGGCAGAACCAGATGCGGGCGGCCCGCGACCGCAACGAACAGACCCAGTACCAGGCGCACCTGGACCCGAACGACGACCCGCTGCGCCGCCGCCCCCAGCGCCAGGTGGCCCGCCCCCAGCAGCAGCCGCAGCAGCGCCCCCAGCAGTACGCGCCGCAGCAGCCCCGCGGCCAGCGTCAGCCGCCGCCGCAGCAGTACGCGCCGCAGCAGCACCAGCCGCAGCACCAGCCCCAGCAGTACGCGGCGCCCCCGCAGCAGCAGCCGCCCCAGCCGCCCGCCCCGCGCGAGCCGCGTCAGCCGAGGCAGCGCAGCTCGAACCCGATGAAGATCCCGGGCCTCGGCTGCCTCAAGGGCTGCCTGTTCACGATCCTCATCCTCTTCGTGGCGAGCTGGCTGGTCTGGGAGTTCAGCCCGCTCCAGGACTGGATCGGGACGACGAAGGGGTACTGGGAGCAGCTGACGGACTGGTACAACACGGTCAGCGACTGGATGGGCAAGATCGGCAACAACTAG
- a CDS encoding FHA domain-containing protein — MQIRLTVLGPRSGQTEPQGRPAAAGGPHGACDVLVTAPAGTALAAVASGLATAVAGTDAPLVLYADAERLDAQRCTIGEPPLTDGAVLSLGAPAEPGPEPAGAAAQLHVVAGPDAGGVHLLHGGQIRVGRSADADVPLDDPDVSRLHCAVTLADDGRVTVTDLGSTNGTSVDGREVTERPVGLAPGSLLRIGESALRLADGRLGLGSGAGPGGTLPTAPDGEGHVRVRTAGAPEHFSPDPDPGPAPDAAPGTATPRAPEGATHHAYGTAGWGAAGETVRDGAYGGGTPGPYGIQGVYGTRGGTQDRAQGGTHGGTQDRFQGARGEQGAAGAQGGREVHDAYGAPAAHGNPTGPTAPVVPQQGTAPEAERTSRTGTPARGTTVPRGLRKRGGLSAWARRLTGGRESGQEADVYEEYAPEDDAFAPPAPTPEELAVAAAARTPESWPDPAALLLTALGPGPRLWERGPGHPEALAVRLGTVDRAAPTDDGAGGLLPAVPVTVGLREAGALGLAGPRARLTGLARAVVAQLAALHSPDSLEIVLISTDRARPTPERVAEWAWLGWLPHLRPTHGQDCRLLLAYDRDQAAARTGELLRRLDDRIADQRAGADTGAPGPYTVVVVDGDPGSAGLREATVRLAGDGARAGIHVVCLAETVAASPASPVADTYEAACSVSPAFRACGAVALLSGDVATALRLMRTAGGRPAGHGTVAAVDAVSAAWAERFARALAPLRTDGVAGEGHARVSAPLPQAARLLDELGLARATPASLMARWAAAADDPDALGGRALAVLGAGPRGPVVADLVAEGPHLLAEGPGGSGRTELLRSVAASLAAAERPDRLGIVLVDGRDSTGSGAERRTTGLGVCTDLPHVTTHLVANDPVRMREFAQSLAAELKRRAELLGRLGFAEWHTQREVSGRMVAQRSQPSGATSGAGAGASAGAGSLGSSGASGAVHVPAQLSDGDLDAPPSSTLRLRPAAARARVDPGPPLPRLVVLVDDFDALLSPALGSPGRPAAGSVVRALEAVARDGERLGVHLVVATGRSERMPETELGRRASLRVVLDAVAPGPEEPAPGRGELRSPDGRGTAFQAGRVTGRIPRTSTLRPTVVPLEWDRMGDPPARRPVRELGNGPTDLALLASALERAARSVSAEQVPSLL; from the coding sequence ATGCAGATCCGGCTGACCGTCCTCGGGCCGCGCAGCGGCCAGACCGAGCCGCAAGGCCGCCCAGCAGCGGCGGGCGGCCCGCACGGCGCCTGTGACGTGCTGGTCACCGCGCCCGCGGGGACCGCTCTCGCGGCGGTGGCATCGGGCCTCGCCACGGCCGTCGCGGGCACCGACGCCCCCCTGGTGCTCTACGCGGACGCGGAGCGTCTGGACGCCCAGCGCTGCACGATCGGCGAGCCCCCGCTGACCGACGGAGCGGTGCTCTCGCTCGGCGCCCCCGCCGAGCCGGGGCCCGAACCGGCCGGTGCGGCCGCCCAGTTGCACGTGGTCGCGGGCCCCGACGCGGGCGGCGTCCATCTGCTGCACGGCGGCCAGATCCGCGTCGGCCGCTCGGCGGATGCCGACGTCCCGCTGGACGACCCGGACGTCTCCCGGCTGCACTGCGCGGTCACGCTCGCCGACGACGGCCGCGTCACGGTCACCGACCTCGGCTCCACCAACGGCACGTCGGTGGACGGCAGGGAGGTCACGGAGCGCCCGGTCGGCCTCGCGCCGGGATCCCTGCTGCGGATCGGCGAGTCCGCGCTCCGGCTCGCGGACGGCCGCCTCGGCCTCGGCTCCGGCGCGGGCCCCGGCGGCACGCTCCCGACGGCCCCTGACGGCGAGGGGCACGTGCGCGTGCGCACCGCGGGGGCGCCCGAGCACTTCTCCCCCGACCCCGACCCCGGCCCCGCCCCCGACGCGGCACCGGGGACGGCGACGCCCCGCGCCCCCGAGGGCGCCACCCACCACGCGTACGGCACGGCGGGCTGGGGCGCGGCGGGCGAGACGGTCCGGGACGGGGCGTACGGCGGCGGCACACCGGGGCCGTACGGCATCCAAGGGGTGTACGGAACACGGGGCGGGACACAGGACAGGGCACAGGGCGGGACGCACGGCGGGACGCAGGACAGGTTTCAAGGGGCGCGAGGGGAACAAGGCGCGGCAGGGGCGCAAGGGGGCCGAGAGGTCCACGACGCGTACGGCGCCCCCGCGGCCCACGGCAACCCCACGGGACCCACCGCACCGGTCGTGCCGCAGCAGGGCACCGCGCCCGAGGCCGAGCGCACCAGCCGTACCGGGACCCCCGCGCGCGGGACGACCGTGCCGCGAGGGCTGCGCAAGCGCGGCGGCCTCTCCGCCTGGGCCCGGCGGCTGACCGGCGGCCGGGAGAGCGGCCAGGAAGCCGACGTCTACGAGGAGTACGCACCGGAGGACGACGCCTTCGCGCCGCCCGCTCCCACCCCCGAAGAGCTCGCCGTGGCCGCCGCCGCGCGCACCCCCGAGTCCTGGCCCGATCCCGCCGCCCTGCTGCTCACGGCGCTCGGCCCGGGCCCCCGCCTCTGGGAGCGCGGGCCCGGCCACCCCGAGGCCCTCGCGGTCCGGCTCGGCACGGTCGACCGGGCCGCGCCCACCGACGACGGCGCGGGCGGCCTGCTGCCCGCCGTGCCCGTCACGGTCGGCCTGCGGGAGGCGGGCGCGCTCGGCCTCGCCGGGCCCCGTGCGCGCCTCACAGGGCTGGCCAGGGCCGTCGTCGCGCAGCTCGCCGCGCTGCACTCCCCCGACTCCCTGGAGATCGTGCTGATCAGCACGGACCGCGCGCGTCCCACTCCGGAGCGCGTCGCCGAGTGGGCCTGGCTCGGCTGGCTCCCCCATCTGCGGCCCACCCACGGCCAGGACTGCAGGCTCCTGCTCGCCTACGACCGCGACCAGGCGGCGGCCCGCACCGGCGAGCTGCTGCGGCGGCTCGACGACCGCATCGCCGACCAGCGCGCCGGTGCCGACACCGGCGCACCGGGGCCCTACACCGTGGTCGTCGTCGACGGCGACCCCGGTTCGGCCGGGCTGCGCGAGGCCACCGTCCGGCTCGCCGGGGACGGCGCGCGGGCCGGGATCCACGTGGTGTGCCTCGCAGAGACCGTGGCCGCGTCCCCCGCGTCGCCGGTCGCCGACACCTACGAAGCGGCCTGCTCGGTGTCGCCCGCCTTCCGCGCGTGCGGCGCCGTCGCGCTGCTCAGCGGTGACGTGGCGACCGCGCTGCGGCTGATGCGGACGGCCGGTGGCCGCCCCGCGGGGCACGGCACCGTCGCCGCCGTGGACGCGGTCTCCGCGGCCTGGGCCGAGCGGTTCGCGCGGGCGCTCGCCCCGCTGCGGACGGACGGCGTGGCGGGCGAGGGGCACGCGCGCGTGTCCGCGCCGCTGCCCCAAGCCGCCAGGCTGCTCGACGAGTTGGGGCTCGCCAGGGCCACCCCCGCCTCGCTGATGGCGCGGTGGGCCGCGGCGGCCGACGATCCCGACGCGCTCGGCGGACGCGCCCTCGCGGTGCTCGGCGCGGGGCCGCGCGGGCCCGTCGTGGCCGATCTCGTCGCCGAAGGACCGCATCTGCTCGCCGAGGGCCCCGGGGGCAGCGGGCGTACCGAACTGCTGCGGTCCGTCGCCGCGTCGCTGGCCGCCGCCGAGCGGCCCGACCGCCTCGGCATCGTCCTGGTCGACGGGCGGGACAGCACGGGGAGCGGGGCCGAGCGGCGGACCACGGGGCTCGGTGTCTGTACGGACCTGCCGCACGTCACCACCCACCTCGTCGCCAACGACCCCGTGCGGATGCGGGAGTTCGCGCAGTCCCTCGCCGCCGAGCTCAAGCGGCGGGCCGAGCTGCTCGGCAGGCTCGGGTTCGCCGAGTGGCACACGCAGCGGGAGGTGTCGGGGCGGATGGTCGCGCAGCGCTCGCAGCCGTCCGGCGCGACGTCCGGAGCCGGTGCGGGTGCGAGCGCGGGTGCCGGTTCCCTCGGGTCCTCCGGGGCTTCCGGCGCGGTGCACGTGCCCGCGCAGCTGTCCGACGGCGACCTCGATGCCCCGCCCAGTTCCACGCTGCGGCTGCGCCCGGCGGCGGCGCGCGCCCGGGTGGACCCCGGGCCGCCGCTGCCCCGGCTCGTGGTGCTCGTCGACGACTTCGACGCGCTGCTCTCGCCCGCGCTCGGCTCGCCGGGGCGGCCCGCCGCCGGATCCGTCGTCCGCGCCCTCGAAGCGGTCGCGCGGGACGGGGAGCGGCTCGGGGTGCATCTCGTGGTGGCCACGGGGCGCAGCGAGCGGATGCCGGAGACCGAGCTGGGGCGGCGGGCGTCGCTCCGCGTGGTCCTCGACGCGGTGGCACCGGGCCCCGAGGAGCCCGCGCCCGGACGGGGTGAGCTGCGCTCGCCCGACGGGCGGGGTACGGCCTTCCAGGCGGGCCGGGTGACCGGGCGGATTCCCCGTACGTCGACGCTGCGGCCCACGGTCGTTCCGCTGGAGTGGGACCGGATGGGGGATCCGCCCGCGCGGCGGCCCGTCCGGGAGCTGGGGAACGGGCCGACGGATCTGGCGTTGCTCGCCAGCGCGTTGGAGCGGGCTGCGCGGTCCGTTTCGGCGGAACAGGTGCCGTCCCTTCTCTAG